The Medicago truncatula cultivar Jemalong A17 chromosome 4, MtrunA17r5.0-ANR, whole genome shotgun sequence genome includes a region encoding these proteins:
- the LOC112420928 gene encoding uncharacterized protein, producing MSNLSKLHFEALKISGHNYLTWAVDAEMYLAAEGNVDAIKEGNKASEQQKAKALIFLRHHINEALKNEYLTVKDPLVLWNKLKDRYEHLKAIILPKARYDWMHLRLQDYKSVTAYNSEVYKITSQLELCGEKVTDADLLEKTFSTFHASNMLLQQQYREKGFQKYSDLISCLLVAEQNNELLMKNHEARPAGVAPFPEANASQHNHFGEARGRGRGHGRGRGRGHSHNPNGKFKTPFFHQKWKNNEKIEKEKGGQNSKTNENICYRCGGKGHWSRTCRTPKHLVDLYQQSLKNKGKKVETHYAYNDGDDADYDIYGDLDTTPLDIGDFFEDPNEKIDHLIGDGTVKK from the coding sequence ATGTCAAATCTGTCAAAACTCCATTTTGAGGCCCTAAAAATTTCTGGACACAACTATTTGACTTGGGCCGTAGATGCTGAAATGTACTTAGCTGCTGAAGGAAATGTAGATGCCATAAAAGAAGGAAATAAGGCATCCgaacaacaaaaagcaaaagcattGATATTCCTTCGTCACCATATTAATGAAGCACTTAAGAATGAATACCTCACTGTGAAAGATCCACTTGTGCTCTGGAATAAACTAAAAGATAGATACGAGCACTTGAAAGCCATTATCCTCCCAAAAGCTAGGTATGATTGGATGCATTTGCGCTTACAGGACTATAAATCTGTAACTGCCTATAATTCTGAAGTATACAAAATTACTTCTCAATTAGAATTGTGTGGTGAAAAGGTAACAGATGCGGATCTCttagaaaaaacattttcaacCTTTCATGCATCCAACATGCTCCTGCAGCAGCAATACCGTGAAAAGGGGTTTCAAAAATACTCTGATTTAATTTCTTGTCTTTTGGTTGCTGAACAAAACAATGAGCTTCTAATGAAAAATCATGAAGCTCGCCCTGCTGGTGTAGCTCCATTCCCTGAAGCGAATGCATCACAACACAACCATTTTGGAGAAGCTCGTGGTCGCGGTCGTGGTCATGGTCGTGGTCGTGGTCGTGGTCATTCCCACAATCCTAATGGAAAATTCAAAACCCCATTTTTCCACCAGAAgtggaaaaataatgaaaagattgaaaaggaaaaaggtgGACAAAATagcaaaacaaatgaaaatatatgcTATCGATGTGGTGGCAAAGGTCATTGGTCTCGTACATGTCGTACTCCAAAGCATTTGGTTGACCTTTATCAGCAATCActgaaaaacaaaggaaaaaaggtTGAAACTCATTATGCTTataatgatggtgatgatgctGATTATGATATTTATGGTGACCTGGATACTACTCCTTTGGATATTGGTGATTTCTTTGAAGAtccaaatgaaaaaattgatcaTCTTATTGGAGATGGAACCGTgaagaagtag
- the LOC25493629 gene encoding uncharacterized protein, whose product MRVMGSSKKGEVVVGKEEVITKLKDDGDFDRLRLKIIRKLKDNEELRQHIISIVKQSEALNRAGAENMKPRQLSDVIYEEVGENVMSHISDSLWQIIRSSDGMKGEIVETVQSVYDKLANPKGKDEVLLSTSDAMSIQCQGETASATENDDTLYENEPEEPPGFTLLPNHLNNNNHDDRDKGKAQVQRQGSTTECKEDSHLSQDTPGEDDHNIPPPGFSKDPEHNPVANCSDEDPDLPPGFS is encoded by the exons ATGCGAGTGATGGGAAGCAGCAAAAAAGGAGAAGTTGTGGTTGGCAAAGAAGAGGTTATCACTAAACTCAAGGATGACGGTGACTTCGACAGGCTTCGTTTAAAGATCATTCGTAAACTCAAGGACAAT GAAGAGTTGCGACAACATATTATCTCAATTGTGAAACAGTCGGAAGCGCTCAATCGTGCTGGAGCAGAAAATATGAAACCTAGACAACTTTCCGATGTCATATATGAAGAAGTTGG tGAGAATGTAATGAGCCACATATCGGATAGTTTATGGCAAATAATTAGATCAAGTGATGGCATGAAAGGTGAAATCGTGGAAACGGTGCAATCTGTCTACGATAAACTGGCGAACCCCAAAGGGAAAGATGAGGTTCTGTTATCAACATCTGATGCAATGTCAATTCAGTGTCAAGGTGAAACAGCTTCAGCTACTGAGAATGATGATACTTTGTATGAAAATGAGCCTGAAGAGCCGCCTGGTTTCACTCTCTTACCGAATCATCTGAATAATAACAATCACGACGATCGGGATAAAGGGAAGGCACAGGTTCAGAGGCAAGGATCCACCACAGAGTGCAAGGAAGATTCCCACCTGTCTCAGGATACACCTGGTGAAGATGATCATAACATTCCACCACCTGGATTTTCGAAAGACCCGGAGCACAATCCTGTAGCTAATTGTAGTGATGAAGACCCTGATTTACCGCCTGGTTTTAGTTGA
- the LOC25493630 gene encoding MYB-like transcription factor ODO1 produces the protein MGRQPCCDKLGVKKGPWTAEEDKKLITFILTNGQCCWRAVPKLAGLRRCGKSCRLRWTNYLRPDLKRGLLTEAEEQLVIDLHARLGNRWSKIASRLPGRTDNEIKNHWNTHIKKKLIKMGIDPITHEPLNKQASSNDSSTSSPAENFSQPVNNHEVKETDGVVNSEENSSSSPAENSSGEESLLLDSICSDDSLMNSIWLDETPLVEALWEMDTTPIAENTKNDINFMPSWEDNCAWLFDCQDFGIHDFGFNCFNEIESSTLQTIGIKENKH, from the exons ATGGGGAGACAACCTTGTTGTGACAAACTTGGTGTGAAGAAAGGTCCATGGACAGCTGAGGAAGACAAGAAACTCATCACTTTTATTCTTACCAATGGACAATGTTGTTGGCGTGCTGTGCCTAAACTTGCCGGCCTTCGGCGTTGCGGTAAGAGCTGTCGTCTTCGTTGGACTAATTATCTTCGTCCTGATTTAAAGAGAGGTCTCTTAACTGAAGCAGAGGAGCAGCTTGTTATTGATCTCCATGCCCGTCTTGGCAACAG GTGGTCGAAGATTGCTTCACGGTTACCCGGGAGAACAGACAATGAGATTAAAAATCATTGGAACACACACATCAAGAAAAAGCTCATTAAGATGGGAATTGATCCCATTACTCATGAACCTTTGAATAAACAAGCATCATCCAATGATAGTAGTACTTCATCCCCTGCAGAAAATTTTTCACAGCCTGTCAACAATCATGAAGTGAAGGAAACTGATGGGGTTGTCAATTCAGAGGAGAATTCAAGCTCATCCCCAGCTGAAAATTCTTCTGGAGAAGAATCACTTTTGCTAGATAGCATTTGCAGTGACGATTCTCTAATGAATAGTATATGGTTGGATGAAACACCATTGGTGGAAGCCCTTTGGGAAATGGACACTACACCTATAgcagaaaatacaaaaaatgacataaattttaTGCCTTCTTGGGAGGATAATTGTGCTTGGCTATTTGATTGTCAGGACTTTGGTATTCATGACTTTGGATTTAACTGTTTCAATGAGATTGAGTCAAGTACACTGCAAACTATAGGGATCAAGGAAAATAAACATTAG